One Deinococcus sp. LM3 genomic region harbors:
- the queF gene encoding preQ(1) synthase — translation MTNTVNTPATAGTDCGPQNPGFDRRYDVQGLDAIDTAVLGTFEHVRVDDPVRYPGEPMQIEIVTDEFSPVCPWSGLPDFGRLEIRYLPRETCVELKSLKYYLTSYRFVGIYHEHATRRVLADLVNLLNPLSMEIRCDYGMRGGLNTICTVRYVAPDHQGA, via the coding sequence ATGACGAACACTGTGAACACGCCGGCCACCGCCGGGACCGACTGCGGCCCCCAGAACCCCGGTTTCGACCGCCGGTACGACGTGCAGGGCCTGGACGCCATCGATACGGCGGTGCTGGGCACCTTCGAGCACGTGCGCGTGGACGACCCGGTGCGGTATCCGGGCGAGCCGATGCAGATCGAGATCGTGACGGACGAGTTCAGCCCGGTGTGCCCCTGGAGTGGCCTGCCGGATTTCGGGCGGTTGGAGATCCGGTACCTGCCGCGCGAGACCTGCGTGGAACTGAAGAGCCTGAAGTACTACCTGACCAGCTACCGCTTCGTGGGCATCTACCATGAGCACGCGACGCGGCGGGTGCTGGCGGATCTGGTGAACCTGCTGAACCCGCTGAGCATGGAGATCCGCTGTGATTACGGCATGCGTGGGGGCCTGAACACGATCTGCACCGTGCGGTACGTGGCACCCGATCACCAGGGGGCGTAA
- a CDS encoding 6-carboxytetrahydropterin synthase produces the protein MPWKLSSEFTFDSAHVITGYDGPCGRLHGHTYRVRMELTSDRLRPSAHVKRAIMVADFKTLKWAKKDIDAGGLDHAYLNDIPELGDDTTAEVVAAYIHRHTMKRVRADLPEGDDGADLRLHVTLWETPDSSCEYWE, from the coding sequence ATGCCGTGGAAACTGAGTTCGGAGTTCACGTTCGATTCGGCGCACGTGATCACCGGATACGACGGACCGTGCGGGCGGCTACACGGGCACACCTACCGCGTCCGGATGGAACTCACCAGTGACCGGTTGCGCCCGAGCGCGCACGTCAAGCGGGCCATCATGGTCGCCGACTTCAAGACCCTCAAGTGGGCGAAGAAGGACATCGATGCCGGGGGCCTGGATCACGCCTACCTGAACGACATCCCGGAACTCGGGGACGACACGACCGCCGAGGTCGTCGCCGCGTACATCCACCGCCACACCATGAAGCGCGTGCGCGCCGACCTGCCCGAAGGGGACGACGGCGCGGACCTACGCCTGCACGTGACGCTGTGGGAAACGCCCGACAGTTCCTGCGAGTACTGGGAGTGA
- a CDS encoding 7-carboxy-7-deazaguanine synthase QueE has translation MKYPVYERFYTWQGEGVHLGRAAYFIRLYGCPQSCPWCDSAGTWHRDYRPDGVTLMSADELADVVRAESPEGAVVVVTGGEPILFDLAPLTDALHALGRRVHIETSGIAPLRGALDWVTLSPKPFGQPPLPEVVARADEVKIIVHEPGDIQAGLDTLTGLPDGAVIWLHPEWSRARERDLTVLNAITQAVKENPRLRAGYQMHKLYRADDLDAHSDKRLIPLGGNAALGY, from the coding sequence GTGAAATACCCGGTGTACGAGCGCTTCTACACGTGGCAGGGCGAGGGCGTGCACCTGGGCCGCGCGGCGTACTTCATCCGCCTGTACGGCTGCCCGCAGTCCTGCCCCTGGTGCGACAGCGCCGGAACGTGGCACCGCGACTACCGCCCCGACGGCGTGACCCTCATGAGTGCCGATGAACTGGCCGATGTGGTGCGGGCCGAGAGTCCAGAGGGCGCGGTGGTGGTGGTCACGGGGGGCGAGCCGATCCTGTTCGACCTCGCGCCCCTGACGGACGCCCTGCACGCGCTGGGCCGCCGGGTTCACATCGAGACGAGCGGCATCGCACCACTGCGGGGGGCGCTGGACTGGGTGACGCTGTCGCCCAAACCGTTCGGGCAGCCCCCGCTGCCCGAAGTCGTGGCGCGGGCGGACGAGGTGAAGATCATCGTCCACGAGCCCGGTGACATTCAGGCGGGGCTGGACACCCTGACCGGCCTGCCGGACGGAGCGGTGATCTGGCTGCACCCCGAGTGGAGCCGGGCGCGCGAGCGGGATCTGACTGTTCTGAACGCGATCACGCAGGCGGTCAAGGAGAACCCACGCCTGCGGGCCGGGTACCAGATGCACAAGCTGTACCGCGCCGACGACCTCGACGCACACAGCGACAAACGCCTCATCCCCCTCGGCGGCAACGCGGCCCTGGGGTATTGA
- the queC gene encoding 7-cyano-7-deazaguanine synthase QueC: MSDGQKRAVVLLSGGLDSSTVLGMATRDGYACTALSFRYGQRHTVELERAATVAAHFGAVHRVIDINIGSFGGSALTDESMAVPTDGTEDGVIPPTYVPGRNTVFIAVGLSLAEAIDAERVFLGINAVDYSGYPDCRPEYLSAYQTLADLATKAGLEGRGAVLTAPLAEMTKADIVREALAVGVPIEVTWSCYQGGEEPCGVCDSCRIRDRALIEAGRPDLATRYAQAQLA, encoded by the coding sequence ATGAGTGATGGTCAGAAGCGCGCGGTGGTGCTGCTGTCGGGTGGGCTGGATTCGAGCACGGTGCTGGGCATGGCGACCCGTGACGGGTACGCGTGCACGGCGTTGTCGTTCCGGTATGGGCAGCGGCATACGGTGGAGCTGGAGCGGGCGGCCACGGTCGCGGCGCACTTCGGGGCCGTGCACCGGGTGATCGATATCAACATCGGGTCGTTCGGGGGGAGTGCCCTGACGGACGAGTCGATGGCCGTGCCGACGGACGGGACGGAAGACGGCGTGATTCCGCCGACGTACGTGCCGGGGCGCAACACGGTCTTTATTGCCGTGGGCCTGAGTCTCGCGGAAGCGATTGACGCCGAGCGGGTGTTCCTGGGGATCAACGCGGTGGATTACAGCGGGTACCCGGACTGCCGCCCGGAGTACCTGTCGGCGTACCAGACGCTGGCGGATCTGGCGACGAAGGCGGGCCTGGAGGGGCGCGGGGCGGTGCTGACAGCGCCGCTGGCAGAGATGACGAAGGCGGACATCGTGCGCGAGGCGCTGGCGGTGGGCGTGCCGATTGAGGTGACCTGGAGCTGCTACCAGGGCGGCGAGGAACCGTGCGGGGTGTGCGATTCGTGCCGCATCCGGGACCGGGCGCTGATCGAGGCGGGCCGCCCGGACCTCGCCACCCGGTACGCTCAGGCGCAGCTGGCGTAA
- a CDS encoding agmatine deiminase family protein, with translation MAGMSDLSPAATPHDAPHDPTPRELGFGMPAEWAEHAATWMSWPADDDLWFGHLEGVRAEFAGLVRTIARFEPLHLLVRDEESEADARARLDGANVTYHRVPLDDVWVRDNGPIFVKRDGDLALTDWQFNSWGGKFNWDHDNLVPEYVAGHLGTQRWAQPFVLEGGGLEVNGLGVGLTTRSCFLTDTRNPGLTEDGYAALLNDTLGVRKLLWLDGGLENDHTDGHIDTITRFTDERTIVTSVEPNPEDPNHAVMAKNLADLRAMTDQDGQPFRIVELPLPATYLEGAEGRLPPTYANFYIGNGFVVVPQYGDPNDTRALEVLTPLFPGREVIGLSSRAIIEGGGSFHCVTQQQPTGTPWTQEG, from the coding sequence ATGGCGGGCATGTCCGACCTCTCCCCTGCCGCCACCCCGCACGACGCCCCGCACGACCCCACGCCCCGCGAACTGGGGTTCGGCATGCCGGCCGAGTGGGCCGAGCACGCCGCCACCTGGATGAGCTGGCCCGCCGACGACGACCTGTGGTTCGGGCACCTGGAGGGCGTGCGCGCCGAGTTCGCCGGGCTGGTGCGGACCATCGCGCGCTTCGAGCCGCTGCACCTGCTCGTCCGGGACGAGGAGAGCGAGGCGGACGCCCGCGCCCGCCTGGACGGCGCGAACGTCACCTACCACCGCGTGCCGCTGGACGACGTGTGGGTGCGGGACAACGGCCCGATCTTCGTGAAGCGTGACGGTGATCTGGCGCTGACCGACTGGCAGTTCAACTCGTGGGGCGGGAAGTTCAACTGGGACCATGACAACCTCGTGCCCGAGTACGTCGCCGGGCACCTGGGCACACAGCGCTGGGCGCAGCCGTTCGTGCTGGAGGGCGGCGGCCTGGAAGTGAACGGCCTGGGCGTGGGCCTGACCACCCGGTCGTGCTTCCTGACCGACACCCGCAACCCCGGCCTGACCGAGGACGGGTACGCGGCGCTGCTGAACGACACGCTGGGCGTGCGCAAGCTGCTGTGGCTGGACGGCGGCCTGGAGAACGACCACACCGACGGACACATCGACACCATCACCCGCTTCACGGACGAGCGGACCATCGTCACCAGCGTCGAACCCAACCCCGAGGACCCCAACCACGCGGTCATGGCAAAGAACCTCGCGGACCTGCGCGCCATGACCGACCAGGACGGCCAGCCCTTCCGCATCGTGGAACTGCCCCTGCCCGCCACGTACCTGGAAGGCGCCGAGGGCCGCCTGCCGCCCACCTACGCGAACTTCTATATCGGGAACGGCTTCGTGGTCGTCCCGCAGTACGGCGACCCGAACGACACCCGCGCCCTGGAGGTCCTGACGCCGCTGTTCCCCGGCCGCGAGGTGATCGGCCTGAGCAGCCGCGCGATCATCGAGGGCGGCGGCAGCTTCCACTGCGTCACGCAGCAGCAGCCCACCGGGACGCCCTGGACGCAGGAAGGCTGA
- a CDS encoding GNAT family N-acetyltransferase, with product MTDLDLGGGYSARPISLEDYREACARLEDRIFGGNSLYAFDPAVRAAPPPGESWNWGVYHGAELIGWHHAHALDGRTVYMADTGLLPEHQGRGVYSRLLPHLLEAFRAAGFTLVQSHHRATNNAVILPKLRAGFHLQGLNAYEGGVNAALTLSLDDIYRQAMHVRSGFCAPSGEAARRLGVPDTPASTLADAPDLPLPPEAESGLDLGGGYRLHRVPTATYREVYAQLETSAYDTDSFDWGDREPAPAPHGPLWSWPISHEDRVAGWQASRAWDTRTAYMVNTALLPAHRGQGVYTRLLPVVLDALRAEGYALVRSHHHLTNNAVIIPKLRAGFRFQGVQINGHGVMAVLLLSFDPAYAAYMDRRSGLTRL from the coding sequence GTGACTGACCTTGACCTGGGCGGCGGGTACTCGGCCCGCCCGATCTCGCTGGAGGACTACCGGGAGGCGTGTGCGCGCCTGGAGGACCGGATCTTCGGCGGGAACTCGCTGTACGCCTTCGACCCGGCGGTGCGGGCGGCCCCGCCGCCCGGCGAGTCGTGGAACTGGGGTGTGTACCACGGCGCGGAGCTGATCGGCTGGCACCACGCGCACGCGCTGGACGGGCGGACGGTATACATGGCCGATACGGGCCTGCTGCCGGAGCATCAGGGGCGCGGGGTGTACTCGCGGCTGCTGCCGCACCTGCTGGAGGCCTTCCGCGCGGCGGGCTTCACGCTGGTGCAGAGTCACCACCGCGCGACAAACAACGCCGTGATCCTCCCGAAACTCCGCGCCGGGTTTCACCTTCAGGGCCTGAATGCCTACGAGGGTGGGGTGAATGCCGCGCTGACCCTCAGCCTGGACGACATATACCGGCAGGCGATGCACGTCCGCAGCGGGTTCTGCGCGCCCTCAGGTGAGGCGGCGCGGCGACTGGGCGTCCCGGACACGCCGGCTTCGACCCTGGCCGATGCACCCGACCTCCCCCTGCCGCCGGAAGCGGAAAGCGGCCTGGACCTGGGGGGCGGGTACCGCCTGCACCGCGTGCCCACCGCCACTTACCGCGAGGTGTACGCGCAGCTGGAGACCAGCGCGTACGACACGGACTCGTTCGACTGGGGCGATCGTGAACCCGCTCCCGCGCCGCATGGCCCGCTGTGGAGCTGGCCGATCAGCCACGAGGACCGCGTGGCCGGGTGGCAGGCCAGCCGCGCCTGGGACACCCGCACGGCGTACATGGTGAACACCGCGCTACTGCCCGCGCACCGGGGCCAGGGGGTGTACACGCGGCTGCTGCCCGTCGTGCTGGACGCCCTGCGGGCCGAGGGATACGCCCTGGTGCGCAGCCACCACCACCTGACGAACAACGCCGTCATCATCCCGAAACTCCGCGCGGGCTTCCGCTTTCAGGGCGTGCAGATCAACGGGCACGGCGTGATGGCCGTCCTGCTGCTCAGCTTCGATCCGGCGTACGCGGCGTACATGGATCGCCGCAGCGGCCTGACCCGCCTTTAG
- a CDS encoding VOC family protein gives MTLSTRPGTGGPSPILDLAGVTLEVNQLERGVRFYAQVLGLPLQHLDEEHRTARLGVNAAQTLTLWQPVTRQPNEPWLAPLRARGAGHLHLAFQVRPEDLPRCRTLLDAHGLPWQEVDLGTPDAPDPTLYFFDPFGHGLELRSVNRHDPRQPHCAVPDHPLTPDPHALPVLGLREAAIAFGDYPAMKERLPRAYGFAFAKEQDDRDFAQFTLGPWPEPDGNGTPRRWLYAWDPQVGLADMLGGDHALLEFYADVPAVAARVQAEGLPCVTDAGRLAVRDPEGHVFVFRPAPTG, from the coding sequence ATGACCCTCAGCACTCGGCCTGGCACCGGCGGCCCCTCCCCGATCCTGGACCTCGCGGGCGTGACCCTGGAGGTCAACCAGCTGGAACGCGGCGTGCGCTTCTACGCGCAGGTGCTGGGCCTGCCACTGCAACACCTGGACGAGGAACACCGCACCGCCCGCCTCGGCGTGAACGCCGCCCAGACCCTGACGCTGTGGCAGCCGGTCACGCGCCAGCCGAACGAGCCGTGGCTGGCGCCGCTGCGGGCGCGCGGGGCGGGGCACCTGCACCTCGCGTTCCAGGTGCGCCCCGAGGACCTGCCCCGCTGCCGGACCCTGCTGGACGCCCACGGCCTGCCCTGGCAGGAGGTCGACCTGGGCACCCCGGACGCCCCGGACCCCACCCTGTACTTCTTCGACCCGTTCGGGCACGGCCTGGAACTGCGTTCCGTGAACCGACACGACCCGCGCCAGCCGCACTGCGCTGTTCCCGATCACCCCCTGACGCCCGACCCGCACGCCCTGCCGGTCCTGGGCCTGCGCGAGGCGGCCATCGCCTTTGGCGACTACCCGGCCATGAAGGAACGGCTACCCCGCGCGTACGGCTTCGCGTTCGCCAAGGAGCAGGACGACCGCGACTTCGCGCAGTTCACGCTGGGCCCCTGGCCGGAACCCGACGGGAACGGCACCCCGCGCCGCTGGCTGTACGCCTGGGACCCGCAGGTGGGGCTGGCTGACATGCTGGGCGGCGACCACGCCCTGCTGGAGTTCTACGCGGACGTGCCCGCCGTCGCCGCCCGCGTGCAGGCCGAGGGGCTGCCCTGCGTCACCGACGCTGGCCGCCTCGCCGTCCGCGACCCGGAAGGGCACGTGTTCGTGTTCCGCCCCGCGCCGACTGGCTAA
- a CDS encoding DsbA family protein, with the protein MTDTQTAGPQATNVFIDFLCPYAWRGVELAAVLRAGGEAFTLRHFSLVQGNHTENAGQATPTWWLTDQPAHEGSEYQQGSLAAFLAAQAAARQGEDAAWAFALALFRARHEHGQPLNADTIQAAAVQAALDPERFAADLSDDAGLRATLRADLQDAAEIGVFGTPTFVLPTGEAAYYRFENLTRDPAQARAWWDLYVTVLRDGAGVATIKRARNRPARRA; encoded by the coding sequence ATGACCGATACCCAGACAGCCGGCCCCCAGGCAACCAACGTGTTCATCGATTTCCTGTGCCCCTACGCGTGGCGGGGCGTGGAACTCGCCGCCGTGCTGCGCGCCGGTGGCGAGGCGTTCACGCTGCGGCACTTCTCGCTGGTGCAGGGCAACCACACCGAGAACGCCGGGCAGGCGACTCCGACGTGGTGGCTGACCGACCAGCCCGCCCACGAGGGCAGCGAGTACCAGCAGGGCAGCCTCGCCGCGTTCCTGGCCGCGCAGGCCGCCGCCCGCCAGGGTGAGGACGCCGCCTGGGCGTTCGCGCTGGCGCTGTTCCGCGCCCGCCACGAACACGGCCAGCCCCTGAACGCCGACACCATCCAGGCGGCCGCCGTGCAGGCCGCGCTGGACCCGGAACGCTTCGCCGCCGACCTGAGCGACGACGCGGGACTGCGCGCCACGCTGCGCGCCGACCTGCAGGATGCCGCCGAGATCGGCGTGTTCGGCACGCCCACCTTCGTCCTCCCGACCGGCGAGGCCGCCTACTACCGCTTCGAGAACCTGACCCGCGACCCCGCACAGGCCCGCGCGTGGTGGGACCTGTACGTGACCGTCCTGCGCGACGGGGCGGGCGTGGCGACCATCAAACGCGCCAGGAACCGCCCCGCCCGCCGCGCCTGA
- the thrC gene encoding threonine synthase produces MMYVSTRGMQDLGSFSDVLLSGLAPDGGLAMPQRIPTFTPAQIGAWRGLSYADLAFEVMRPFISDIPEDDLRRLLRATYTEEAFHSEAITPLTPLGEAGPDGGGLFLLELSNGPSLAFKDMAMQFLGQVFEYVLERRDEHLNILGATSGDTGSAAEYAMLGKARVNVFMLSPHGRMSAFQQAQMFCLHDDNIFNIALQGVFDDCQDLVKAVNADAEFKAHHDIGAVNSINWARVLAQAVYYFRAYLTLNLPDGQEADFSVPSGNFGNVFAGYLARSMGLPVGQLIVATNENDVLNDFFTGGVYHVRPAEQVAMTSSPSMDIGKASNFERYLYLITGSDAPQTHGWWQDVGEGRPVDLRGTAHWDAVQASGLKSGRSTHADRLNTIRRVDREHGRLIDPHTADGVLVGERYRRPGVPMICLETALPAKFEETVQEAVGRLPERPARFAGIENAPKRFEVLPNDVQTLKDFIAERLGAKQPT; encoded by the coding sequence ATGATGTACGTTTCCACGCGCGGCATGCAGGACCTGGGGAGCTTCTCGGACGTGCTGCTCTCGGGACTCGCCCCGGACGGCGGACTGGCCATGCCCCAGCGCATTCCGACCTTCACGCCCGCGCAGATCGGAGCGTGGCGCGGCCTGAGCTACGCCGATCTGGCCTTCGAGGTCATGCGGCCCTTCATCAGCGACATTCCCGAGGATGACCTGCGCCGCCTGCTGCGCGCCACGTACACCGAAGAGGCGTTCCACAGCGAGGCGATCACGCCCCTGACCCCACTGGGAGAGGCAGGGCCGGACGGGGGCGGCCTGTTCCTGCTGGAACTGTCGAACGGCCCGTCTCTGGCGTTCAAGGACATGGCCATGCAGTTCCTGGGGCAGGTGTTCGAGTACGTGCTGGAACGCCGGGACGAGCATCTGAACATCCTGGGTGCCACCAGCGGCGACACCGGCTCGGCCGCCGAGTACGCCATGCTCGGCAAGGCCCGCGTGAACGTGTTCATGCTCTCCCCGCACGGTCGCATGAGCGCGTTCCAGCAGGCGCAGATGTTCTGCCTGCACGACGACAACATCTTCAACATCGCCCTGCAGGGCGTGTTCGACGACTGCCAGGACCTCGTGAAGGCCGTGAACGCCGACGCCGAATTCAAGGCCCACCACGATATCGGGGCCGTGAACTCCATCAACTGGGCGCGGGTGCTGGCGCAGGCCGTGTACTACTTCCGCGCGTACCTGACCCTGAACCTGCCGGACGGGCAGGAGGCGGACTTCAGCGTGCCGTCCGGGAACTTCGGGAACGTGTTCGCCGGGTACCTCGCCCGCAGCATGGGCCTGCCCGTCGGGCAGCTGATCGTCGCCACCAACGAGAACGACGTGCTGAACGACTTCTTCACCGGCGGCGTGTACCACGTGCGCCCCGCCGAACAGGTCGCCATGACCAGCAGTCCCAGCATGGACATCGGCAAGGCCAGCAACTTCGAACGCTACCTGTACCTGATCACGGGCAGCGACGCCCCGCAGACGCACGGCTGGTGGCAGGACGTCGGCGAGGGCCGCCCCGTGGACCTGCGCGGCACCGCCCACTGGGACGCCGTGCAGGCCAGCGGCCTGAAGTCCGGGCGCAGCACCCACGCGGACCGCCTGAACACCATCCGCCGCGTGGACCGCGAGCACGGCCGCCTGATCGACCCGCACACCGCCGACGGCGTCCTCGTCGGCGAGCGCTACCGGCGCCCCGGCGTGCCCATGATCTGCCTGGAAACCGCGCTGCCCGCCAAGTTCGAGGAGACCGTCCAGGAAGCGGTGGGCCGCCTGCCCGAGCGTCCCGCGCGCTTCGCGGGCATCGAGAACGCCCCGAAACGCTTCGAGGTCCTGCCGAACGACGTGCAGACCCTCAAGGACTTCATCGCAGAGAGATTGGGCGCAAAGCAGCCCACCTGA
- the aguB gene encoding N-carbamoylputrescine amidase codes for MRAPDTVKLAVVQMHVTDQLEDNVTRAMGHVRDAAAQGAQVILLPELFENLYFCQVEREEYFALAHPLEGHPFIGRFQELARELGVVLPLSYFEAAGQAHYNSLVCIDADGTILGNYRKTHIPDGPGYEEKYYFNPGDTGFKVWDTRYGRVGVGICWDQWYPETARVMMLQGADFLLYPTAIGSEPAEVETPNSHHMWQRAMVGHAVSNSTYVAAANRIGTEVVGDLNQTYYGHTFVSDYTGEIVAELAETEEGALIHTLNIAEARKFRAGMGFFRDRRPELYGPLLTLDGVTRRG; via the coding sequence ATGAGAGCCCCCGACACCGTGAAGTTGGCCGTCGTGCAGATGCACGTCACGGATCAACTCGAAGACAACGTCACGCGCGCTATGGGTCATGTGCGAGACGCCGCCGCTCAGGGCGCGCAGGTGATCCTGCTGCCGGAACTGTTCGAGAACCTGTACTTCTGTCAGGTGGAACGCGAGGAGTACTTCGCGCTGGCGCACCCGCTGGAGGGCCACCCGTTCATCGGGCGCTTTCAGGAACTGGCGCGCGAACTGGGGGTGGTGCTGCCCCTGTCGTACTTCGAGGCGGCCGGGCAGGCGCACTACAACAGCCTCGTGTGCATCGACGCGGACGGCACCATCCTGGGCAACTACCGCAAGACGCACATCCCCGACGGTCCCGGTTACGAGGAGAAGTACTACTTCAATCCCGGCGACACCGGCTTCAAGGTCTGGGACACCCGCTATGGGCGCGTGGGCGTGGGCATCTGCTGGGATCAGTGGTACCCGGAAACGGCGCGCGTGATGATGCTTCAGGGCGCGGACTTCCTGCTGTACCCCACCGCCATCGGCAGTGAACCGGCCGAGGTGGAAACCCCGAACAGCCACCACATGTGGCAGCGCGCCATGGTCGGGCACGCGGTCAGCAACAGCACGTACGTGGCCGCCGCCAACCGCATCGGGACCGAGGTCGTGGGCGACCTGAACCAGACGTACTACGGGCACACCTTCGTCAGCGACTACACCGGCGAGATCGTCGCGGAACTGGCCGAGACCGAGGAAGGCGCCCTGATCCACACCCTGAACATCGCCGAGGCCCGCAAATTCCGCGCCGGCATGGGCTTCTTCCGCGACCGGCGCCCCGAACTGTACGGCCCGCTGCTGACCCTGGACGGCGTGACCCGCAGAGGCTGA
- a CDS encoding cytochrome P450: MTNPVAAQVEFTPEQQRVQASVQALWHPQTLPDPYPAYAALRDLNPSGVLPVPEWGMTFVTSHAVNSAVLRSPLARSGAIISQMPGDTQATRLLQPMMLFHNGPSHARLRGLVQAAFTPRVVEAQRELVQAVLNDLLDDLPTDRDVDLVAGLAAPLPARVIMRMLGLRGDDEAKFMRWTQSVADLLGGAEGNPELLTRIEADASEMRAYFRDLADELCADPQPGLLSAMAAAQDGSERLSSDELLSNAVLLLAAGHETTSNLIPGGLLELAQQPQAWAALVARPDHPNVADELLRVVSPVQLDGRTLAGDLTTTGADSQPLTLPAGTHVQTLLAAANRDPGVFPDPDRLDWDRPNSARHLAFAAGAHYCLGASLARLEIAEVYAALARRSPNLTVTDPTPPFKANLVLRGPQELRVRLG; the protein is encoded by the coding sequence ATGACCAATCCGGTGGCAGCCCAGGTGGAGTTCACGCCCGAACAGCAGCGCGTGCAGGCGTCCGTGCAGGCCCTGTGGCACCCGCAGACCCTCCCGGACCCGTACCCGGCGTACGCGGCGCTGCGCGACCTGAACCCGTCGGGCGTGCTGCCCGTGCCGGAGTGGGGCATGACCTTCGTCACGTCGCACGCCGTGAACAGCGCCGTGCTGCGCTCCCCGCTGGCGCGCTCGGGGGCCATCATCTCGCAGATGCCGGGCGACACGCAGGCCACCCGGCTGCTGCAACCCATGATGCTGTTCCACAACGGCCCCTCGCACGCCCGCCTGCGCGGGCTGGTGCAGGCGGCCTTCACGCCGCGCGTGGTCGAGGCGCAGCGCGAACTGGTGCAGGCGGTGCTGAACGACCTGCTGGACGACCTGCCCACCGACCGGGACGTGGACCTCGTCGCCGGACTGGCCGCGCCGCTCCCGGCCCGCGTGATCATGCGGATGCTGGGCCTGCGCGGCGACGACGAGGCGAAATTCATGCGCTGGACGCAGAGCGTCGCGGACCTGCTGGGCGGCGCGGAAGGCAACCCGGAGTTGCTGACCCGCATCGAGGCCGACGCGAGCGAGATGCGTGCGTACTTCCGCGACCTGGCCGACGAACTGTGCGCCGACCCGCAACCCGGCCTGCTGAGCGCCATGGCCGCAGCGCAGGACGGCAGTGAACGCCTGAGCAGCGACGAACTGCTCTCGAACGCCGTCCTACTGCTGGCCGCCGGGCATGAGACGACCAGCAACCTGATTCCCGGCGGGCTGCTGGAACTCGCCCAGCAACCCCAGGCCTGGGCCGCCCTGGTCGCCCGCCCTGACCACCCGAACGTCGCGGACGAACTGCTGCGCGTCGTCTCGCCCGTGCAACTCGACGGGCGCACCCTGGCCGGCGACCTCACCACCACCGGCGCGGACAGCCAGCCCCTTACCCTCCCCGCCGGCACGCACGTGCAGACCCTGCTGGCCGCCGCCAACCGCGACCCCGGCGTGTTCCCCGACCCCGACCGCCTCGACTGGGACCGCCCGAACAGCGCCCGGCACCTCGCCTTCGCCGCCGGAGCGCACTACTGCCTGGGCGCGTCCCTGGCCCGCCTGGAAATCGCGGAAGTGTACGCCGCGCTCGCCCGCCGCTCCCCGAACCTGACCGTCACCGACCCCACCCCCCCGTTCAAGGCAAACCTCGTCCTGCGCGGCCCGCAGGAACTCAGGGTCCGGCTCGGGTAG
- a CDS encoding SAM-dependent methyltransferase — MTLIPHSREWYARLARELGGYRHPWARVLDGPDPELTFDALLAERLGPAVRVLEAGCGHGPDAARFGPLAGRWAAFDAVPELVAQARLNAPDADVHEWNAKGEVPPDLCGPFDLIVSRRGPTSVILRLPELAAPGAEFLYVGPRLDVPQVPERLAAVGWEVRGEWRVSVRARVPTRQDWATRCKWMNEPERLPEWDTHAGPDGLPYREERYVVLAGPPA, encoded by the coding sequence GTGACGCTGATCCCGCATTCGAGGGAGTGGTACGCGCGGCTGGCCCGCGAGCTGGGCGGGTACCGGCATCCGTGGGCGCGGGTGCTGGACGGCCCGGACCCGGAGTTGACGTTCGATGCCCTCCTCGCGGAGCGGCTGGGGCCAGCCGTCAGGGTGCTGGAGGCTGGGTGCGGGCATGGGCCGGACGCGGCGCGGTTCGGGCCGCTGGCGGGACGCTGGGCGGCGTTCGACGCGGTGCCGGAGCTGGTGGCGCAGGCGCGGCTGAACGCCCCTGACGCGGACGTGCACGAATGGAACGCCAAGGGCGAGGTGCCCCCGGACCTGTGCGGCCCGTTCGACCTGATCGTGTCGCGCCGGGGGCCGACCTCGGTGATCCTTCGACTGCCGGAACTGGCCGCGCCGGGCGCGGAGTTCCTGTACGTCGGCCCGCGCCTGGACGTGCCGCAGGTGCCCGAACGGCTGGCGGCAGTGGGGTGGGAGGTCCGGGGCGAGTGGCGGGTCAGCGTGAGGGCGCGCGTGCCCACGCGCCAGGACTGGGCGACCCGCTGCAAGTGGATGAACGAGCCGGAGCGCCTCCCCGAATGGGACACGCACGCGGGGCCGGACGGCCTGCCGTACCGCGAGGAGCGTTACGTGGTCCTGGCTGGCCCACCCGCCTGA